The Candidatus Hydrogenedentota bacterium sequence TCGATGTGGGCTGGCGGACGCTATCACCCCGGCGGCGCCAAGACTGTGTTGGCGAAATTCGGTCCCCAGACCTACGAACCGGTACTCACGCTTCCGAGCGGGGGCGACAACTCGTATCCCGGCTTTGTGTGGCACGACGGCCTGCTATGGATGAGCTATTACTCCTCCCACGAAGGCAAAACGAGCATCTACCTGGCGAAGCTCCGGATCGTGAAGTAGCGGGCAGAACGCTCTTGGAGAACTGACGTGGTATCCGACGCCTCGTTCATGGATGCGAGACAGGGTGAGATTTGTAGATCCGCCCGTATCCCAGCGCCGACTTGAGGTCGCCGCGGCGGAGGGCATCCCTCACATCATCGAGTCTGGACGCGTCATTCACACTGAGGCAGGGTGACCAACCGGTCTCGTCTTCCACCACTTCGACCTCGACTTCAGCCACATAACCCGCCTCATGGACGAACTTCGTTTTCTTGCGCCGTTTCATAGTGAGGACCTCCTAAGAAACTCATCATCCCAGCGGTGTGGGTCGGGTCTATATGCCGTAACCAAGACCGCAGGCCCATCATGACCCTTTGGAATACCCCAAACAACGTGAACGGGCTCACCTGAATGGTCACTCTGAAGAACCAATACACAAAGGCCCTTCGGGAATTCCGGGTATTCCTCTACCATCACTGCATGTTCAATACCGTCGAGTAGCTCTCGGACGTGAGTTTGTCTTCCACCAACTCGTCGTAGCCGTGTTCCGAAACGCGAACTGCGCCACTGATGACCATGCGGCGTATCCGTTCAAGCAAACTTGGCACACTACTTCGTTCCGTGCAGGAAGTGTGCCATACGCGCTTTGGCTGGCGGCCTATTCCTCGGGTACGTAAGACTCGACTCCGCTGCCGCCGGGGAGAAGGAACAAAAGTCTGGCGCACTTCGGGCAACTCATCAGGCTTCCGGCCATTTGCGAGGAGCGCCAGATGGCCGCCAGCCATTCCTCCGATTCTTTGTCCTTCACCTTTTGCGCCTCCACTTCCGAGCGAAGAAAGGATCGGTATTCTTCATCGCGCACGACAAGATACGATTGATAAGGGCTCTTCTCGCCAGCTTGCATGGCGCGCAACGCTTCTTTGGAGAAGGCATATCCGCATTTGCAGTACACTGATTGCTCTCACTTATGCCGTTTCACGCCGGGTATCATAGCTCCCATATGGCCTTCAAAGCAGCCTTATCTCTCTGCCAAAACTTGACGTCACACACTATCTCAGCGATTATGATAAACACAAATAGAACTCCGGGCGAATACAATCGAGGTGCACCCATGAAGAATGTTGTCACTATCCTGACTGTGCTGCTTGCGCTAGCCTGTCTGGCGGCCGCCGGCGAGTTGCCGGGACCGGCCGAGGAGGGCTACATCCTGCCCAACCGCTGGCGCATCACTCCGGTGGGCAAAACCATCTGGACCAATGACCTTCTGCTGAACATCGAGATGGCGCCCGACGGCAAGGCGGCGGTCGCGGTTCACGGCGGTTACAACGCCCACGGCCTCGTAGTGATCGACACGGCCACGGGCGAGGCAGTCCAGAACATCGCCCTGCCCACGGCATGGCTGGGCCTCGCCTGGAGCCCCAACGGCGCGAACCTGTATGTGTCCGGCGGCAACAACAAGTCCTCGGAAGGCGTACGCGCGCCGGTTTACGTGTTCGGCTACGAGAATGGGCGGCTTACAGGGGAGCCCGTGGCGACGCTCGTCGAGGAAATCGAGCCGAAACGCGTCTTCTGGTCAGGTCTGGCCCACCACCCCGCCAAAGGCATCCTCTTCGCTGCGAACCGCACCAACAACTACATCGTCGTGTTCGACACCGCCACGGGCGGCATCGTCACGCGCATTCCGACCGAACAGACCCCCTATGAGCTGGCCATCACGCCGGACGGGGCTACTCTCTACGTCTCCAACTGGGGCAGCGACAGCGTCTCGGTCATTGATACGGAAACGTATGCGGTCCGGAGAACCATCGCCGTAGGCGACAATCCCAACGATCTCGCCCTGGCCAAGGACGGCCGTCTGTTCGTCTGTTGCGCGAACGACAACGCGGTGCTCGTCATCGATCCCGGGAAGGGCCGCCCGACCGAGACCATCGTTACGTCGCTGTATCCTCAGGCGCCTGAAGGCTCGACCCCCAACGCGCTGGCCATCGACAACAGCCGGAACATCCTGTACATCGCCAACGCCGACAACAACAACGTCTGCGTCGTAAGTGTGGAAGAACCCGGCGAATCCACCGTGCTCGGGTTTCTTCCCGTCGGATGGTATCCGTCCAGCGTGGGGGTCAGCGCGAACGGCGAGACCCTCTATGTCGGCAATGGCAAGGGCGTGGGGCATTCGTCGGCGAATCCACGCGGTCCCCACAGCCCTCTTCCGGATGGCGAAGGCGCTCAAGGCACCACCAAAACCCTCATGCGCGGCGCGATCAGCATCATCAACGTACCAGAACACCGCGGGAACCTGCGAGAGCTCACCCAGAAGGCCTACGCCAATTGCCCCTATAACGACGAGCTGCTGGCCACGGCGCGGCCCGAGAGCGAGCAAACCGTTATTCCCCGCGAGGTCGGCAAGGGCTCAAAGCAAATCAAGCACGTGATCTACATCATCAAAGAGAACCGGACCTACGACCAGGTCCTGGGCGACCTGCCCCAAGGCAACGGCGATCCGCGCCTCGCCATCTTCGGCCGCGAGGTCACGCCCAACCTGCACGCCATCGCCGAGACGTTCGTCTTGCTCGACAACATTTACTGCGAGGCCGAGGTCAGCGTAGACGGGCACCAGTGGTCCAATGCGGCCTATGCCACCGATTACACCGAGAAATCCTGGCCCGCGAGCTACGGCGGCAAGAGCGATTCCCCGCGTTCGGCCGCGTTCATCCCCGGCGCCGGTTACCTATGGGACCAATGCGCCCGCAAAGGGTTGACCTACCGGAGTTACGGCGAGTTCGCCCGCCGCGTCAGCGATGGCGGCCCCATGGAACCCAACGATCCGCAACTCACCGCGCTCCGCGGCCACGTCGCCCCCAACTACCTTAACTGGGGCGCACGCGACTACGAGAACGCGGCCGAATTCATCCGCGAGTTCGACGAATACGAGAAGAACTACGATAGCGCCGACCCCGAAAAGCGTCTGCCCAACTACATCGTGATGGGCCTTCCGGAAGATCACACCAAGGGTACGCGGCCGGGCGAACCGACGCCGCGCGCGGCCGTCGCGAGCAACGATTACGGCCTCGGCCTTGTCGTCGAGCGCGTCAGCCATAGCAAGTACTGGCCGGAAATCGCTTTCTTCGTGATCGAGGACGACGCGCAGGACGGCGCCGACCACGTCGACGCGCGGCGCACCACCGGATACGTTATCAGCCCCTACGTGCGGCGCGGCAGTGTCGACAGCACCTTCTATACCACCTGTTCCATGTTGCGCACCATGGAACTGATCCTCGGACTGCAACCCATGAGCCAGTACGATGCCGCGACGAACGCCATGTTCGCGTGTTTCGCCGACACGCCCGAACTGACGCCGTTCGACCACATCGAACCCAGGATCGACATCCAGGAGCGTAACACGCAGACCGCGTGGGGCGCGGAGGATTCCATGAAGATGGATTTCTCCGATTACGACCGCACGCCGATGTTTGCGCTTAACGAGATCGTGTGGAAAAGCGTGAAGGGGCCCGACTCGGAGATGCCTGTGCCCGTGCACCGGTTCAACACGGCAAGCATTCGGGAATGAGGCCGCGGCAATCGGCGGCAGAACCGGCTGACACGGACGTTGAAGGGCTCTTCCTGTACGTCGCTGTGCATTCGTGCAGTCCAGGATTTCCTTCACCCCGCGTCCTCTCACGGTTCCCTCCCGGTCGACGGGACCGGCGTCTGAGTGCTACGATGAATACGGGCCGGTTCAAATCGGAAGGGAGCCATCCATGCGCATCTCCGCCTGTCTGCCTCTTTTCACACTAGTGTTCGTGTTGCCGTCGTTCGCCGAGCCGGTCCGGTTCGCCGAGGGGCAGGAATCCGCCGTCACTATCGTTGTCGAGCCCGACGCCGGCGAGCTCGTTTCCGGCGCGGCAAACGACCTGCAATACTACGTGAAGGCCATCTGCGGGGTAGAAGTGCCGCTCACGGCCAGCGGCGCGGCCGTTGAGGGTAAGGCGGTCTATATCGGCGCATGCGCGGCGACGCCTCCCGAAGCGTATCCGCCGAAAGACGCGAATCCCGAGACGTACGCCATATTCGCGCGTGACGGGAATCTCTTTCTGACCGGTAATTACCCTCCCGCCACGAGCTTTGCCGTATCGTCATTCATCGAGGACAACCTCGGGGTCCGGTGGTATGCCCCCGGCCCTCTCTGGGAATATGTGCCGGAGGGCCGCGAGGGGGAACTGACCATCGAGGTTGAGAGCCGTGTTGTCGTACCCGATTGGTCGTGCCGCGTGTGGTCCGGCCACGACTGCGCCGCATCTTGGAGCCTCTGGAACCGGCGCAACAAGACTATTTGTGCGCCCCCCGTGCCGTTCCGCAACATGCAGAACTACCTTCACACCGTTTTTGACCCCAGGAAATACGCCGAAACGCACCCCGAATACTACCCTCTGATTGACGGAAAGCGCTGGATTCCGCCCGAAGATTACCGGAACTGGCGTCCGTGCGAGAGCAATCCCGAGGTGGTCCGGCTCACCGTCGAGGCCGCCCGGGAATTCCTCGATGCCCATCCCGAGCACAACGCGTTCTCGCTCGCCATGGACGACATCTACCGGCTGTGCGGATGCGAGAACTGCCGGGCCATGGACGCGCGTCCCGATGACTACGAAAACCAGCGCTTCTCTGACCGTCACTACAAGTTCGTCAATGCCGTTGCCCGGGAACTTGCCAAGACGCATCCAGACAAGTATATCGGCACGCTTTGTTACCACATCGCGCGCGAGCTTCCGGAAACCGTCGAACAGCTCGAACCCAACGTCTTTATCAGCATGACCCAGCGCGTGGGCGAATGGTGGCGGCCCGGTCAGCGCGAGGACGACATGGCCCTCACGCGGGCATGGCGCGAACGGTGCCAGCACATGAGCCGCTATGGCTACATCGGCTTGGGATTCCTGACCCCGCGCGTCTTTCCCCATGCGATGGCCGAGGGAATGAAGCTCGACCATAGCCTCGGGTTCGAAGCCGTCTATAACGAGTGCTACACGATCCTGCCCAACGTGGCGCCCATGATGTGGATGATGGCCAAGCTCCAGTGGGATACCGAGCAGGACCCCGACGCCCTGCTCGACGAGTTCTACAACCGCATGTTCGGGGACGCCGCCGCCACCATGAAAACCTGCTACGGCGCCCTCGAACAGTCGTACATGGAAGCGCGGCCCGAACGTCTCGAGCTCGCCCGGTGGGGACACCGCCACCTTGTTACGCATTCGCTGGCCATTTCCGAAGACGCCCTAGGGCAGGCCGAATCGCTCATTCAACAAGCTGTCGCCGAAACCAGCGACCCCTCGGCACGTTCGAGGATCGACATTGTGGGCGCGTCCCTTCAATACGCCGGCTACATCGTCCGCGCCGGCGCATGGGCCAGAGAGATGGCCGGCACGGAAGTCGGGAATGCCGTGCAAGCGCAGGCCGTGTTGGACCGGCTCGACCGTCTCATGGCACTCAGCCGTGAACGCGAGGCGTTTGGGGCCGCCGCCCTCCAACGCGACGACATACTCGGGGAAAGCCTCCGCGGCCTGAAACAGCGTGGCTATTTCGTCATTAACCAGATAGACCAGGTGGAAGCCCCCGCCAGGGTCTCGCTCGGAAAGGCAATCTCCACTCTTTACGAAGACTCTCCCGAAGCCGCGGCGGCTGCGGTGGAACGGCTCACGGCGAACGGGCCCGGTCCTTTGGCGGAACAGGCCGCCGGGTGGCTCATCGAGCTTCGCGGCGAGGCGCCGAATCTCCTCAAGAACGGCGGTTTCGAGGAATGGGCCGAGTCTCCTCGGCATTGGTCGACGTGGAGCAGAACCGAATCGGCCCGGTTTGCCAAAGGCGTTGAAAAAGGCCGTAACGGTTCGAGTGCCGCTGTCATCGCCCATGCCGATGGCGCGTGCTATATGCAGCAGGTGACGGTCCACCCCGGCGAGAAATACCTCTGTGCTGTCTGGGCTTCGTGCGGCATGCAGGATGCGGCCACGGCCGCCGCGCTAAGCGTCCGGTGGCAAACCGCGGACGGCGCCTGGCATCCCGAACGCGAGCGCGAGCCCAAGACCGAGGTGACCATCCCGAGCGGGCGGTGGGAGCGTTTGAGCCTGATCGCAACCGTGCCCGACGGGGCTGCCCGGCTGCTCCTCATGCTCGGGGCCGAAGGTCAAGCCGGAGAAGAAGCCGTGGTCTACGACGATGCGGCCGTCGTGAAGCTATCCGAGTAGCGCACGGCCGGGGGAACGCCACTTCTTCACCGCCCTTGCTCCGCCAGCCCGGGGGGATGCCCGCCCGCTTCCCGAGAACCCATCCGTCTTCTCGCTTTCCCCGCGAACAAGAACGGCCCCCGCGAAACGTGATCCGCGGGGGCCGTAAGCTAGTCTTACCGGTTATCCGGTCATGTGACACGCATTAGAACTGGATGCGGGTCTCAACATACAGATAATCGGCATCTTCGTCGCCGGTACCGCCGGAGAAGCCCAGGCCGTTAAGGAGAACGTACTGGCCTTCCGTGGCGCCGTCGTCGGTGAACAAGTGAGCCCAACCGGCCTCGAAAACCAGGTCTTCACTGTAGTGGTAGGTCGCATACAGCGCAGCCTCGATCCCGAGCGGGGTGTCGTTCTCCATCGTCCAGAAGCTGAACGGTCCAGCAATCGGAATCCGGTAGCCGAACAGGTTGATATGGGCCGGGGCATCGAACGCCTCGAGGGAGTCGAAATAGCTCACGACAAGCCGGAGCTCGAGACTCTCGGTCGGCATTGCCTCCACGCCGCCGCGCACCAGCCACGAATTCGACAGGGTGGTGTCGTCCAGGAACTGACTGTATTCCCAGTTCGAGAACAGGCGGTTGAAGCTCACGCTGGCTTCGGGACTGTCGAAGGGGCTGAGCCATTCCCAGAAGGAGATGTCGCGGTTGTCTT is a genomic window containing:
- a CDS encoding bifunctional YncE family protein/alkaline phosphatase family protein produces the protein MKNVVTILTVLLALACLAAAGELPGPAEEGYILPNRWRITPVGKTIWTNDLLLNIEMAPDGKAAVAVHGGYNAHGLVVIDTATGEAVQNIALPTAWLGLAWSPNGANLYVSGGNNKSSEGVRAPVYVFGYENGRLTGEPVATLVEEIEPKRVFWSGLAHHPAKGILFAANRTNNYIVVFDTATGGIVTRIPTEQTPYELAITPDGATLYVSNWGSDSVSVIDTETYAVRRTIAVGDNPNDLALAKDGRLFVCCANDNAVLVIDPGKGRPTETIVTSLYPQAPEGSTPNALAIDNSRNILYIANADNNNVCVVSVEEPGESTVLGFLPVGWYPSSVGVSANGETLYVGNGKGVGHSSANPRGPHSPLPDGEGAQGTTKTLMRGAISIINVPEHRGNLRELTQKAYANCPYNDELLATARPESEQTVIPREVGKGSKQIKHVIYIIKENRTYDQVLGDLPQGNGDPRLAIFGREVTPNLHAIAETFVLLDNIYCEAEVSVDGHQWSNAAYATDYTEKSWPASYGGKSDSPRSAAFIPGAGYLWDQCARKGLTYRSYGEFARRVSDGGPMEPNDPQLTALRGHVAPNYLNWGARDYENAAEFIREFDEYEKNYDSADPEKRLPNYIVMGLPEDHTKGTRPGEPTPRAAVASNDYGLGLVVERVSHSKYWPEIAFFVIEDDAQDGADHVDARRTTGYVISPYVRRGSVDSTFYTTCSMLRTMELILGLQPMSQYDAATNAMFACFADTPELTPFDHIEPRIDIQERNTQTAWGAEDSMKMDFSDYDRTPMFALNEIVWKSVKGPDSEMPVPVHRFNTASIRE
- a CDS encoding DUF4838 domain-containing protein — its product is MRISACLPLFTLVFVLPSFAEPVRFAEGQESAVTIVVEPDAGELVSGAANDLQYYVKAICGVEVPLTASGAAVEGKAVYIGACAATPPEAYPPKDANPETYAIFARDGNLFLTGNYPPATSFAVSSFIEDNLGVRWYAPGPLWEYVPEGREGELTIEVESRVVVPDWSCRVWSGHDCAASWSLWNRRNKTICAPPVPFRNMQNYLHTVFDPRKYAETHPEYYPLIDGKRWIPPEDYRNWRPCESNPEVVRLTVEAAREFLDAHPEHNAFSLAMDDIYRLCGCENCRAMDARPDDYENQRFSDRHYKFVNAVARELAKTHPDKYIGTLCYHIARELPETVEQLEPNVFISMTQRVGEWWRPGQREDDMALTRAWRERCQHMSRYGYIGLGFLTPRVFPHAMAEGMKLDHSLGFEAVYNECYTILPNVAPMMWMMAKLQWDTEQDPDALLDEFYNRMFGDAAATMKTCYGALEQSYMEARPERLELARWGHRHLVTHSLAISEDALGQAESLIQQAVAETSDPSARSRIDIVGASLQYAGYIVRAGAWAREMAGTEVGNAVQAQAVLDRLDRLMALSREREAFGAAALQRDDILGESLRGLKQRGYFVINQIDQVEAPARVSLGKAISTLYEDSPEAAAAAVERLTANGPGPLAEQAAGWLIELRGEAPNLLKNGGFEEWAESPRHWSTWSRTESARFAKGVEKGRNGSSAAVIAHADGACYMQQVTVHPGEKYLCAVWASCGMQDAATAAALSVRWQTADGAWHPEREREPKTEVTIPSGRWERLSLIATVPDGAARLLLMLGAEGQAGEEAVVYDDAAVVKLSE